One Tribolium castaneum strain GA2 chromosome 6, icTriCast1.1, whole genome shotgun sequence genomic window, ACACACAGAGGGgctcaaaattttgtaaaattgattattttggGACGTACTTAGCAGAATCGAGTGCTGTAATCGGTGTTTTGTTGATGACACTTGCAACAAACAAGAgcaattatttcaaacgagTAAACGACACATAATTTCGGTAACACACAATCACACGCCACACTTGACATGCCTCACGGTCTTCGACGCGAATTTGGGGCACTAACACACCGCATTCCTTTCAACTTCtctttaatttacttaaaataaacctgtttctttctattttctaCACCCTTCTTGGGAGTCGCGATGCCTCGGCGATCGGCATTTGTTCGACACAGCGACATCTGGCGGATAAAGACAACTAATCacgaattttaagaaattttctgcaagttaattaacgaaatttaaaaGGACTGGTCAACTGAATCAATTATTTGCCACTGGGTTTTTGCACAAATGGAAATTGAACCGTAAAAAGTTGTAAACCTGTGATGTAACGAATGTGGCGTATCGTTGGTTGCATAACGTTGATGATGTAACATACATTCAAGAAAGTGCAATTTACTATCTATGTATATTTTGCTTCTATGTATTCGTATTTTAAACAGTTAATAAATATCGAtaattttggtggaggcgccgggtcagaaaaatttgtaattaaaaatttgcttatgcaACTAATTATGCAAATGCCAGGGatccaaatttgaaaattaaactGAAAGTTTATAATATACAGGGATTTTAAACAGTTAATAAATTTCGTtaattttggtggaggcgccgggtcagaaaaatttgtaattaaacaTTTGCTTATGCAACTAAATAGACAAACGCCAGGGatccaaatttgaaaatgacgCTGAAAGTTTATAATATACAGGGATTTTAAACAGTTAATAAATTTCGAtaattttggtggaggcgccgggccagaaaaaattttaattaaaaatttgcttatgcaACTAAATATACAAACGCCAGGGatccaaatttgaaaatgaagctCAAAGTTTTATGATATACAGTGATTTTAAACAGTTAATAAATTCGATATTTTTGATGGAGGCGCCGGTccagaaaaaatttttaattaaaaatttgcttgtgcaactaattatgcaaatgccaggaatccaaatttgaaaattaaactGAAAGTTTATAATATACAGGGATTTTAAACAGTTAATAAATTTCGTtaattttggtggaggcgccgggtcagaaaaatttgtaattaaacaTTTGCTTATGCAACTAAATATACAAACGCCAAGGatccaaatttgaaaatgtaaCTGAAAGTttataatatacagggtgattctacatcagaaattttgaacttctaaCACAGCTAGAACTTTACGCtaaaatttacccaaaaaAATCTCCAAAAAAAAGTATGAAAAATCGCAAAACTGGATCGAAAATGGAAAGATTTTTGCTCAGAAACACACTTATTCTGCAAACTTTCGATTAAAAAACCAGAAAATCACCGAATTGGGTCGaagattttgttaattgtttcCTGTTTCTGTCGAttatttaacgaaattttcttaaaaaatagcaaaaagtTGTTGAACAGGATTGAAACTGCGGAAGTTTtggcatttgaaaaaataatggcACTAATTTAtgaacaattttattattatttattatttattcccACTGATCACTTGAGAcactactatttttttttcttatcttatgaattgatttttgtattttttaagtaaattgaaGACACCTAGGTTTGCCACATTTTTTTAGTGCCTAACAGATAACAGTGATAACATAGAATAACTCCAgagttattttgattttcgttttatttgattttacttACCTTTATTCTGTTTGTcttctttattgtttttatcttttgctGTATTTATAACCTCTCGTGTTTCTTTTCCtctttgctttattttttctaaatgtttttgcttttttccttaccgtatttatttcatttattgtttttctaaattttgccaaaaaaaaacgtCAGATTTATAGAGTTCCTactgtattttaattttcttgaacttttttaaaaatcgataaTTTCGGTGGCGTACTTCCCCGCGAGTTTAAGCACGTTGCTAGGCGACTAATAGCAAAACATAAACAACTTGGCAGTGACAGTCCAGTGACAGTGTCTTTATTTACTGACAAATAAAAATGGACGAGGAGAATAAAGTGAATTTTGAAAGTGTAGAAAATGAGGCAAAATCTTCCCCAACTTTTACACCACATTCGGCAAAGTAATgtgttttcaataataattaaaaaaaaaacaatgccaaTTGGGCCTAATTTTAGATCGTCCGAAAGAGAGGAAACTAATGTCTTGCACCCTGACAACCCccttttggaaaaatttcaaaaagcgCTCAAGGAGCACTTATTGCGTCAAATAAATCACCTCAAAAACGACATTTTCGAATACGTAACAAATCATTTCCAAGTCGGTTCGGTCCTGTGAGTTTTTTTTAGGATTGTGGgacgaaaaaaaacaatgctaGACGTGAAGAACTGGGGATTATGGTTTACgaacaacaacaaattttggaaaaacaacaaaaaacccTAGATTTGTACATTTCTAAAGTGCAAACTGCGACAGCAGCCTGCGAAGAAATGCAAAACCtagtcaaagaaaaaaaagaactgtttaaaaaacaaagagaCAAAGTTTACGAAGCCGAGGCTAAAGAACTCGAATTGCGAAACGAAATCGAGGCAACAAATCTTCTAGTTCACCAAATCAGCGAATGGGAGGAGAACTTGGAGTCAGACTTGACGGTAAAAAAGCGCGTTTTTGAGAAAAGCCGCAAGGAAAAGCTCAAACTCCTCGAAGACAAACGCACTCAAGACGTCCTCATTTACAAACTAATGACCAGGATCTGGTTTCTCGAACGCGAACTGGACAGAATGGACGTGCAAATGAAGGTGAAAGAGGCGGAAAGGGAGGATTTGGCCCAAACTGTGGCCCTCGGGAACACAAACATCGAAGCAATGGAAGCGGAATACCGCTGTCTAATGCACTCCTGGAACTCTGTCGTTATCGCAATCGGAAATCGCGATAAAGTCCTCTCGTGTCTCAACAAAGAACTGTCCAAGTCCGAGGAACACTTCAAAAGCGTGGTTTCCGAAATCGAACAAGTCAAAAAACTCTCCCAGAAGGAAATGCGTCGCAATGAGGAGTTCACAATGTTGAAGAACCGCTTCCTGGCCGATGTCCAGGTGTGCAAAGCGGCTCTGGACGTCGAAATCGAGAAAAAAACCACCCTGGAACAACGCATGTTCGAAATGCAACGCATTATTGAACAAACCGAGGCCGATATTCAACGCATAACGGACGAAGCGCACGAAACACACACCATACTTTCGGGGCTGACGCGCGAACACGAACAACTCGACACGCAAAAAGGCGAACTCGAGGAGCAAATAATGCGAGCTTTGGAGGAACAAGtcactaataataaaatgctGATGACGCTACAACGCGCATTGACAcaattcaaaatcaaaaatcggGAAATTGAAATACAAGTCGCCACGATTGAGAATAAAATCGCATCGGTGATGAGCGAAATGGAAGCgcagaaatttgcaaattttgaggGACAACGGTATTTGAAGGAGTTGGAAGAGCAGTTGAAGGAGTTGGGAATGGAGGCGGACCGCTACCAGGACGAGATGAAACATATTGAGCTTAAGATTGCAAAGAAACAGCGGGAAGTTGATTTGTTGAATAACAAGTATTTGAAAATGGTGGATAAGTCGGGCGGGACGTTTGTCTCGCCCCttgaaatgaaaataacaACACTGGAGAAAAATATCGAGGAGATACAAGAGTACAACAAGAAATTGCAATTGTATTGGCTGCGGGAACAGTCCAACTTGATTAAAATCTCGGAAGAACGGCAGGAACAAATCCACAATAATAATCTCATGTGTAAACGTTAGTCTAGTTTAGTTTAGTGCCATTGGTTACGTTAAAATTTCTTAGAGATTTTGATCCTGGAGCAGAAGAATTTGAGGGTTTCGGACGAGCTTGAAGCTTGTCGCAAGTTACAAGATAAAGTCGTTCGCAGTATAAATAATCTCCACAGTCAATTGACCGTCATGGGTGATAATTTCGTCAAGACTAAGGGTTTGAAGATAAATATGGATAAAGATAACGAAGTGTTGCGTCAGGATTATATCTACAAGCTTAAGGTGGTGTTTTGTTAGTGTCGtgtgtttgtttttgatttgatttgtTAGGATGCCGAGCTTGAATGCCTCAAATTGGAGGATGAGATTACGCAAATTGAGGAGGATAAGGTGAATTTGAGTAATGAATTGATTGCAATGAATCGTGAAACTCTCGAATGGGAGAAGAAGTTTTTGGGGGCGAAGGAAACGAAGAATACGATGATTGAGGAAAGGGGGCAGGAAGGGGAGGTTGGGACGATGAAAGCGGAGATACATCGCATGAATGTAATGAttgttttaaagaatttttttttaaaagggcCGATTTCATagaaaatacaagaaaaaacagagcaagaactaaaaaaataagttataacCGTGCGAtcttaaacagaaaaaaattgctaaacgAATTGGAAaaagaattaaagaataaatgTTAGagaataatatattaataattaattttagcaaatgcGTTCTCTGCAAAAAATCTTcgttctttaaataaaaataaataaataataataacaataattcatttattttcaacagttaaataaaaaaagaaaattgtaataaacttGCAACTCAAGATTAAACTTGAatatttctaaatattttattatgttttacacaaataaaaaaacgattaTGTATAACCATAATATTAATGgacacattttacaaaaaaaacaaatacatttaaaGATTCAGGAATTTCCTACCTTCAATAACAAAATCTCGTTTAAAACTTCAGGATTTATTTATCGTATTTATAGAGAGTTTACCAACTTAAAAGtcctaaaagttttattttttgcccttGTGCATGtcaaattagaattttttttgttgcggatttaaatcatttaagtgGACGTAATTCACTGGATTCAAAAAGTTATATACATTGTTAACATAAAGTACTGTTGTCAGCTGACGTACTAcaacttttaaattaattttgaagagagtttttcttctttctgATAGTCTAGATAATAGAAATcggtaagtaaattgattagtaatattattttttaactttataacttttgatgtcccgtccgtcattgCAAACATAAATGTTGTTCTTATTTCTAACGTCGTTAAATAAGgtcaagaatttttaatttccactgatgttgttaaagtctttaataataaaaacatgtcggaataaaatttttaaagttatttttatacacAAGATtctttgtcccgtccgttatgtgtaaacaaaaagtaaattaatcagaagttctatcttttacttcaaaaatatttgttagaattagttctttttaaaaattaaccgcATTTTATACCGATtgttcaataataaaaatgcgagtcttttttgtgtcccgtccgtcatcaatttgtattttttttctgcttgtatttcagattttaaaaatgtggctcTAAGTGTAGGTTGCTATAAGAGAAAATTCACTTTTACTGATACTGTTCATTAAAACTGTtgaataaaatgttaattaatgaagttgataggagtttataatttttttatagatacAGGCATTAGATTAAAGTTTCAATTTAAACGAAGAATTAAACTTGTTTATGAAATCGGCCCTCATAAAAAAAtgcgtttaaatttttttaaatgctttcACTGTGACGAATAATTGGTCGGTGGTCAAAATCGCGCCAATTTTCATTTTCCAAATTCAGGTGCGCTATAGCCAATTGAAGAAGGTCCAGGATGTCTTGG contains:
- the LOC659806 gene encoding coiled-coil domain-containing protein 40 encodes the protein MDEENKVNFESVENEAKSSPTFTPHSAKSSEREETNVLHPDNPLLEKFQKALKEHLLRQINHLKNDIFEYDCGTKKNNARREELGIMVYEQQQILEKQQKTLDLYISKVQTATAACEEMQNLVKEKKELFKKQRDKVYEAEAKELELRNEIEATNLLVHQISEWEENLESDLTVKKRVFEKSRKEKLKLLEDKRTQDVLIYKLMTRIWFLERELDRMDVQMKVKEAEREDLAQTVALGNTNIEAMEAEYRCLMHSWNSVVIAIGNRDKVLSCLNKELSKSEEHFKSVVSEIEQVKKLSQKEMRRNEEFTMLKNRFLADVQVCKAALDVEIEKKTTLEQRMFEMQRIIEQTEADIQRITDEAHETHTILSGLTREHEQLDTQKGELEEQIMRALEEQVTNNKMLMTLQRALTQFKIKNREIEIQVATIENKIASVMSEMEAQKFANFEGQRYLKELEEQLKELGMEADRYQDEMKHIELKIAKKQREVDLLNNKYLKMVDKSGGTFVSPLEMKITTLEKNIEEIQEYNKKLQLYWLREQSNLIKISEERQEQIHNNNLMCKQILILEQKNLRVSDELEACRKLQDKVVRSINNLHSQLTVMGDNFVKTKGLKINMDKDNEVLRQDYIYKLKDAELECLKLEDEITQIEEDKVNLSNELIAMNRETLEWEKKFLGAKETKNTMIEERGQEGEVGTMKAEIHRMNVRYSQLKKVQDVLVQDLEHCVSRRDAMMTAAEAREKRVKGGMEKTRINFNRKMDDMRNKSKQMENQIAEMAKKTEHMAKEIEQIRAEIAEMSREIETTNEHCVEIRENVEEALTKRQMNFELLLQVQKKLNTYNDLAKGRKPHLVHRSESALSSAYSREISTNSKLCKIVENLQSDFPNHGHELVRICNTLKLPVYVYFQ